Within the Saccharopolyspora gloriosae genome, the region GCTGACCTGGGGCGGCTCCGAACCGATCACTTTGGACGACGGTGAACAGCGCACCTTCCTCCAGGACGGAGATCGGGTCACACTCGGTGGAACCGCGCCCGGGCCGGACGGTTCGGTGATCGGCCTCAGTGAGGTGACGGGCACGGTGTTGTCCGCGACCTGGAGGTGACGGTGACCAGACCAACCGATCCAGCTCGGTCACCATTACCGCACCGGCGTGATGACTCGACGCCGGCCAAGGAGACCTCGCTGACGCTGGAGCGGGGGCTGAGCCTGCTCCAAGCCGTCGCCGACGCCGACGGTGCCGCGCCCACCATCAGCGACCTCGCCGCGACCGTCGGAGTGAGCCGCGCGGCCGTGTACCGGCTGCTCGGGCCGTTGCAGGCGCGGGGGCTGGTGCGGCGGGAGGGCAGTCGGGTGCGGCTCGGGCTCGGCGTGCTGTGGGTCGCCGGTCGAGTGCTGCCGCAGCTGCGGTTCGCGTCGCTGCCCGCGCTGCGCGGACTCGCCGAGCAGGTCGGCGCCACCGTGCACCTCACCGTCGCCGACGGGGCGGAGGCGCAGGCCGTCGCCGTGGTGGAGCCGTCGTGGACGAGTTACCACGTGTCCTACCGGGTCGGCACCCGGCATCCGGTGCAGCGCGGCGCCGCCGGGCGTGCCGTGGACCTGCCTCCACACGGGCCTCGATGGGTGGTGAGCACCGGCGAACCGCACACCGGCCCCTACGGCGTCGCCGCGCCGGTCCTGGGCGTGCCGGGCCTGCGCGCCAGCGTCGGAGTGGTGGCGCTGGAACCCCTCACCGGCGACGACATTGGCCCCCTGGTCTCGGACACCGCCCGAGCCGTCGCCGAAGCCCTCCGCTGAACTCCGGCCGGAGGGTTCCGATCATGGGGCGGGGTTGGTAGAAAGATCGGGCATCCGGGGAGGCCGGGGGGACGAAAGTCCTGGTCCGGACAGGACCTTGGGCCTGTTCAAGGGGGACGGCGGCCCCTGAGCCGGACTCGGGGCGCACGGGCAGACTGGCCCCCGTGGAACTCCTCGACATCGCCCGGTGGCAGTTCGGGATCACGACCGTCTACCACTTCCTGATGGTGCCGTTGACCATCGGACTGTCGCTGTTGGTCGCGGGCATGCAGACCGCGTGGTGGCGGACGGGCAACGAGCGCTACCTGAAGATGACCCGCTTCTGGGGCAAGTTGATGATGATCAACTTCGCGATGGGCGTGGTCACCGGGATCGTCCAGGAATTCCAGTTCGGCATGGCGTGGAGCGAGTACTCGCGCTTCGTCGGCGACGTCTTCGGCGCTCCGCTGGCGATGGAGGGGATCGTCGCGTTCTTCGTCGAGTCCACCTTCCTCGGCCTGTGGATCTTCGGTTGGGACCGGCTGCCGAAGGGCGTGCACCTGGCCTGCGCGTGGGCGTTCTCGCTGGCCACCGTCGCCTCCGCGTACTTCATCCTGGCCGCGAACTCGTGGATGCAGCACCCGGTCGGCATCGAGATGGTCGACGGCCGCCCCCGGATGAACTCGATCTGGGAGGTGATGACGAACAACACGGTGCTCGCCGCGTTCCCGCACACCGTGTTCGGCTGCTTCGCCGTGGCCGGCTCGTTCCTCATCGGCATCGCCGCCTACAAGATCGCCAAGCACCACCGGAACTCCAGTCACGACGACGAGGACCGCAAGCTGTGGCACGGCTCGATGCGGCTCGGCGCCTGGGTCGGCGTGATCGCCTTCGCGGGCCTGGCGCTGTCCGGTGACGTGCAGGGCAAGCTGATGTTCGATCAGCAGCCGATGAAGATGGCCTCCGCCGAAGCGCTCTGCCACACCGAGCAACCCGCCAGCTTCTCGATCTTCGCCTACGGCGACGTGAGCAAGCAGAACTGCGAGGACGTCAAGAGCTTCACCGTGCCGTACATCCTGTCGTACCTGGCCAACGGTGACTTCACCAGCGAGGTCAAGGGCGTGCAGGCGCTGGTGCCCGAATACCAGGCCGCCTACGGCACGAACTACCCCGACGACCCGCGGCTCGGCGCGTTCGCCGGGCAGCCCATCGACTACGTGCCGAACCTGCCCGCGACCTACTGGGGCTTCCGGTTCATGATCGGCTTCGGGGAGTGGCCGCGCTCGGCGCCGTCGCCGTCCTGTGGTTCACCCGCAAGGGCCGATTCCCGACGGGCCGCTGGTGGGCGCCGCTGGCGGTGGCGAGCATCGCCACGCCGTTCCTCGGCAACGCGTTCGGCTGGATCTTCACCGAACTCGGCAGGCAACCGTTCGTCGTCGTGCCCAACCCGAATCCGTCCGGAGTGGACGGAGTGTGGATGTACACGGCCTCGGCGGTGTCCTCCGGGGTGACGCCGGGCGAGATGCTCACCTCGCTGATCGCGCTGACCTCCGTGTACGGCGTGCTGGCGTGCGTGGAGATCTTCCTGATCATCCGATTCGTGCGCGGCGGCGTGGAGGCGACGATGCCGCACGAACCGCCCGAGGACGAAAAGTCCGACGAGACGTTGTCGTTCGCTTATTGATTGGAGTGTTTGCGGGATGGCCTGCGTGGGTGTCCGGGTAGCGGAGCCTCAGCGGTTCCCTCGCTGCCCCTTGCCGGGTGGGGCCGCGATTTCTCAGGTATGTCCGACGCACGGCGAAATCGCCGTCCACGCGAGGAAGCCGCTGAGAACCCGCCAGTGGTGATCTTGCTCAAGCTGGTCACTGCTCATCGGCTCCGCCGCTGACAGGACAACGACAAAACCATTCCGCAAGGACTTCTCCGCCCACCGATGGAGATCGTGATGGATCTGCCCACCTTTTGGTTCGCCCTGATCGCCGTGTTGTGGCTGGGCTACCTGTTCCTGGAGGGCTTCGACTTCGGCGTCGGGATGCTGCTGCCGATCCTGGGCCGCGACGAGCGCGAACGCCGGGTGCTGATCAACACGATCGGCCCGGTGTGGGACGGCAACGAGGTCTGGCTGATCGTCGCGGGCGGCGCCACCTTCGCCGCCTTCCCCGGCTGGTACGCGTCGCTGTTCAGCACCGCCTACCTGCCGCTGCTGCTCCTGCTGCTGATGCTCATCGGGCGCGGCGTCGCGTTCGAGTACCGCGGCAAGGTGGACACGAAGCGGTGGCGGCGCACCTGGGACGTCGTGATCGTCACCGCGTCCTGGATCGCGCCGATGATGGTCGGCCTGGTGCTGTCGGCGAGCGTGTTCGGCCTGCCGCTGGACGCCAACGGGGACCGCGTCG harbors:
- a CDS encoding IclR family transcriptional regulator — translated: MTRPTDPARSPLPHRRDDSTPAKETSLTLERGLSLLQAVADADGAAPTISDLAATVGVSRAAVYRLLGPLQARGLVRREGSRVRLGLGVLWVAGRVLPQLRFASLPALRGLAEQVGATVHLTVADGAEAQAVAVVEPSWTSYHVSYRVGTRHPVQRGAAGRAVDLPPHGPRWVVSTGEPHTGPYGVAAPVLGVPGLRASVGVVALEPLTGDDIGPLVSDTARAVAEALR